GGCGGCACCGGCCTGTACCAGATTGAGGGATTCACCAACCAGAAATGGGTGACGGTCAAGACCCCGTTTGGCGCACCGTCGGATCAATTGTTAACCGGCCGGCTCTCCGGCCGGGACGTGGTGTTCCTGCCGCGGCATGGACGCGGGCACCGCATCCTGCCCACCGAACTGAATCATCGGGCGAACATCTGGGCGATGAAAAAGCTCGGCGTCGCGTGGATTTTAAGCGTGAGCGCCGTCGGCTCGCTGCAAGCGAAATACAAGCCGTGCGACATTCTTTTGCCCAACCAATTCCTGGACCGCACCAAGCAATCGCTCAACCACACTTTCTTTGGGCGGGGCATTGTGGGTCATGTGGCGTTTGCCGATCCGATCTGCGAGGAGCTGCGCCAGATACTGCTGGACGCCGCGCACGCACTCAAGGCGCGCGTGCATGACGGCGGCACCTATGTGTGCATGGAAGGCCCCGCCTTCAGCACCCGCGCGGAATCCATGGCCAATCACAAGGCTGGCTACGATGTGATCGGCATGACCAATCTCGGCGAAGCCAAGTGCGCGCGCGAGGCGGAGATCGCCTATGCCAACCTGGCGATGGTCACGGATTATGACTGCTGGAAAGTGGACGAGGAACACGTCACGCTGGAAATGATCATCGAGTTCCTGCACCGCAATGCCGC
The window above is part of the Verrucomicrobiota bacterium genome. Proteins encoded here:
- the mtnP gene encoding S-methyl-5'-thioadenosine phosphorylase, encoding MNKIGIIGGTGLYQIEGFTNQKWVTVKTPFGAPSDQLLTGRLSGRDVVFLPRHGRGHRILPTELNHRANIWAMKKLGVAWILSVSAVGSLQAKYKPCDILLPNQFLDRTKQSLNHTFFGRGIVGHVAFADPICEELRQILLDAAHALKARVHDGGTYVCMEGPAFSTRAESMANHKAGYDVIGMTNLGEAKCAREAEIAYANLAMVTDYDCWKVDEEHVTLEMIIEFLHRNAATAKAIVAKAIESIPTQPGCKCQRALKNAFLTDRKLWPAKTIKELKPILQPYL